From the Bacteroidales bacterium genome, the window GAGAAATGATCGAGGAAGTGAGTTGCGAAAAAACTACCCTCAACGCGCTTCCTTACAAATTCGAAGCAGGAACACCTAATATTGCTGGTGTCGTATCTTTCAAAAAAGCTTTGGATTTTACTCAGGATTTGTTTTCTCAAGGTATCATGCAGTTTGAGGAAAAATTATTGAAATTAGCTTTGAATAAGTTGAACCTCATAGAAGGTATAATTCTTTATGGCACTCATGATGTATCTAAAAGAACCAGTGTGATATCCTTCAATCATCATCGTATTCATCCTTATGATCTGGGAATACTTCTCGATCAAATGAATGTGGCTGTCAGAACTGGCAACCATTGTGCCCAGCCTCTTATGAAATGGCTAGGTTTGTCAAGTGGAACTGTCAGAATTTCTTTTGCCTGTTACAACGACGAAGAAGATATCGATAGGTTTATAGAAGGATTGAAAAAAGTTCTAAACATGTTGTTATGAAAACCTTGCAAGAAAGAATAGAAGCTATTGTAGAGCAATTCCTAGCATGGGAAGATTGGATGGATAAATATAATTTGATCATTGAATATGCTAATCAGCTTCCAACTTTGGACGAAAAATATAAAACACCTGCTTACCTCATTCACGGGTGTCAGTCTCAAGTATGGCTTGCTGCTGAATACGATAATGGAAAAATTCATTTTTTTGCCGATAGCGATGCTATCATTACCAAAGGGATGGTGAGTATCCTGGTTCATATTTTTTCGGGTTCGACACCAGATGAAATTCTTCATTGCGATATGTCTTTTATTGATCGGCTAGGATGGCGCGAACACCTTTCACCAACGCGTTCAAATGGACTCAATGCCATGTTAAAGCAAATTCGCTTATATGCCCTAGCTTTTTCGACCATAGAAAATAAAAAACATGGATAATTTAAAGGATAAAATCATTGAAGTTCTTAAAAACATTTACGACCCTGAAATTCCGGTCAACATTTATGATTTGGGTTTAATTTATGACATACAAATTGGTGATGAAGGAAATGTAAAGCTTTTGATGACTCTCACAGCTCCCAATTGTCCTATTGCTGAATCTCTTCCAAATCAGATCAGGAGAGCCGTTATGCAAATTGAAGGTGTTCAGGACGTCTGGGTTGAGTTAACTTTTGACCCTCCTTGGACACCTGAAAAAATGAGTGACGAGGCTCGAATGATCCTGAATTTAGATATATGACAAAATTTTTTAAAAAAATTCTCATTTTTTTAGCCATAGTTTTTTTATACTTTTTCTTGTTTCTTCAACATGTAGAAAAGGAGATCTCTTACAACAATGTGGCTCACATTTTCATGTTAAATACTCTTGAAATATGGAAAAGGTCTACACCTTTGGAATATCATTTTTCGCCTGTTCAGACT encodes:
- a CDS encoding SufE family protein, yielding MKTLQERIEAIVEQFLAWEDWMDKYNLIIEYANQLPTLDEKYKTPAYLIHGCQSQVWLAAEYDNGKIHFFADSDAIITKGMVSILVHIFSGSTPDEILHCDMSFIDRLGWREHLSPTRSNGLNAMLKQIRLYALAFSTIENKKHG
- a CDS encoding SUF system Fe-S cluster assembly protein, with protein sequence MDNLKDKIIEVLKNIYDPEIPVNIYDLGLIYDIQIGDEGNVKLLMTLTAPNCPIAESLPNQIRRAVMQIEGVQDVWVELTFDPPWTPEKMSDEARMILNLDI